A window of uncultured Litoreibacter sp. contains these coding sequences:
- a CDS encoding DUF1330 domain-containing protein — protein sequence MPSALWIAHVKVTDADSYMKYAAIATEVIPQFGGKFIVRNGSYEQLEGNDRARNVVARFPSLQAAHDCYHSDAYQEALSFARDASERDLVIVEEME from the coding sequence ATGCCATCAGCATTGTGGATCGCGCATGTCAAAGTGACGGATGCGGACAGCTACATGAAATACGCAGCCATTGCGACGGAGGTGATCCCGCAATTTGGCGGCAAGTTCATCGTGCGCAACGGCAGCTACGAACAACTTGAGGGCAATGACCGCGCCCGCAATGTGGTGGCGCGCTTCCCAAGCCTGCAAGCGGCGCATGATTGCTACCACTCGGATGCGTATCAGGAAGCGCTGTCCTTTGCGCGGGATGCGTCAGAGCGGGATCTGGTGATCGTCGAAGAGATGGAGTGA